The following nucleotide sequence is from Glycine max cultivar Williams 82 chromosome 9, Glycine_max_v4.0, whole genome shotgun sequence.
AGTACTTTTCCAGAGATATGAGCAGCCTCAAGGATGAtgccaattttaaatttcatcccaACTGTGCAGATATTCTGCTATCTCATTTGGCTTTTGCAGattatattatgcttctatctAGAGGAGATATCCCTTCTGTGTCAACTATGTTTGCCAAGCTTCAGCACTTCTGTAGGGTTTCGGGGCTTTCCATCAGCTCTGATAAATCTGCCATATACTCAGCCGGTATTAGGCCTCATGAGCTTTCTCATATTCAACAGCTTATTAGATTTCGCTTGGGTGGCTTCCCTTTTAGATACTTGGGTGTTCCCCTTTTATCATCTAGATTAAATGTATGTCACTATGCTCCCTTGCTTTCCAAGATTACTGGCCTGATTCAGGGATGGAGCAAGAAGTCTTTATCTTATGCAGGTAAGCTAGAGTTGATCAGAGTAGTTATTCAAGGAATTGTGAATTTCTGGATGGGGATTTTTCCTTTGCCTCAATCTGTTCTGGACCGGATCAACGCTTCGTGCCGTAATTTTCTGTGGGGCAAAGCGGATATTGGCAAAAATAAGCCCTTGGTTGCTTAGTCAATAGTTTGTTCTCCGAAAAAAGAAGGGGGTTTAGGCCTttttaatctcaaggactggAACCTTGCACTTCTTTCCCATATCATGTGGGACTTTAATTGTAAGAAAGATTCTTTATGAATTCGGTGGGTTCACCATTACTATTTCAGAGGGAGCGATGTGTGGAATTACAatacttcttcatcagattcagttttgataaagaaaagcattcaaataagggactttattatctccaaagagctaagtacggaagaggccaaaaagaagattcaatcttggagcaccaatgaacaattgcttgttggcaaagtctatgaatacattagaggtgtcaagcctACTATTAGTTGGTGTTTTGTTATATGGAACCCAGCAATCCCCCCTAAAATGTCTTTCATTCTATGGCTTGCTAAAAGGAGCTGGctgcttactcttgacaaaactgcttttttgaacaagggtttcctctgccctttatgttcaaatgaggctgagtcaaatgctcatttgttcttttcttgcaggaaatctcttcaagtttgggctcacattcgtgatttggctccTTTCCGCAGACGTTTCACTTCTTTGCAGCGCATTACTGACTATTTAATTAAGGGCAGATCTACATCaagtgttcaaggaaaatttcatTGTCTGACTATAGCAATTACAGTTTACTGCATCTGGCTGTCTAGGAACaaactgatttttgaagattatcaattttctgtaatagaggttattagcaagattaaatttcttatgtatagacaagcgcacctgttgcatttgttttagcatcttgatcTAGGCATTCTTGTATTAGGAAGGTTTTTGCTTTTCTCTAACTACGAGATATGTTccgtttattgttgtatcattttgtatttaatataatttacatttttccaaaaaaaagatACGAAAAAGATGTTCTTTTAGTTTTTGTGGTacaatgaaatgaaaaagaaacaaagaggcgagattaaaaaacaaaaatagcccattgaatagtaaaaaagaaactaaatattCAACACGGGTTTAAAGATATAAAAGATGTTCTAAATTTTTCTTAGTCAACGATTAAATATTCAATACGggttaaaattaaagtaaaggTGTAATAAATCAAGTAATGTCTATGATGAGAAAGCAAAAGTTTGGGATTAACCCAAGAATACGAGGataatttaaaactttgttctttgtccttttccttttctttttcctgccTCTCCCTCTTCCATTCTTTGTTATattagttttagattttttttatccttacatATCTCTTCCGTGAGCTTTTGAGTTTATGAAAgatcttatttaattttataaaaataattgatgataCTTGTAAGTTTTTTTCAACATATTTCAATAAATGCTTTAgtataattcaatatttttttggtttatctcAATACATATATTCACATGAAATAAATAGGCATTTAACTAATTAAGTTATTAACCTAAATACACTTCTAATAAAAGGAACTTGGTTAAGTTTTTGTGCTTAGATAAAATTGACTTGGCAGTTCTCAAGCATCTTTTACAAAATCTTAAGTAAAATCAGCATCGAATAATGTGTCTGAAATCCTTTGTGAATCCACACAAATATGCTTTAATCATCTCTCTATACCAATGCCATTTTAAACCTTTTGTCGTATGAAAGGAGCTTTACGTGTAGCATTTTATCTTTGCCTCTCTTTCCCAAAATGTTGGTTTCCCTATCTACAACCGAATTTCCCTAACAACCACCTGCAAAAACATGTCTGCAAATTAATCTGTTTCCTTGATTATTTGTCTCGTTGATTTTAATTCACTCCCTATTTCTTAGTAAATGAGATGAATTAAAGAACTTGGTAAAAGCagctcaaaataattaataataataaccaaCTATATCTATATTGCAAATATAATTCACTCGTGTTTGCAAAATATCTGTATATTTCATGGTTCAGAGCTTGTGGTTTCATCTACATACAGGGAAAATGTGTGCTTAgtttgtatgtatatatgtatttgcTGGCCATTTTAAGCCTCGGTCTCTCAAATAATATAAACTCATTTATCCATCTAACTGCAGAAATTGTTCAGATACAttgatactttttttcttttgaagggATTATCTTATATATGATACTTATCacaacttaaataataaattttctctAATAAGTATCTCTTGTTTTCACATTTTATTTAcgtctacttttttttataaaaaaaaatattaatcacttGTTATATTATTACTTTTGTTTCCCTCTCTCCTTTCTTCATATCCATCGATCACAAGCTCCAAGAAGGGATATGGGAATGTCGTTATTCTAAGCCAACCATTCGTGTTATTAGCCAATTAAAGTATTGAAGGTCACGAAATTTTTGGAAACAGGtgaattgtttttattaaagaaaagagaagTTAATTAcacattcatttaattatttattgttttttgggGGAGGAAGGATATATAAGGAAGGTAAACAGGAAAAAATAGTAATCAAGTTggtaagaaattaatttatatttaaaaataatgtgagTTTAATCTTCACTGTTGACGTAACAACTTTATAAATGAGTAAtttataagtaatttttatCGATAATATTTGAGTATTAAACACTTAAATCTTTTAAGAAGAGTGAAATAAAGAAATGAAATGCGTGCATTCCAAATTTTAAAGGTCTTAGGAAACATAAAAACCCGTTGCAGTGCGTGCAACCAAGCATGGTGTTTGGGATTTGGATTTGAATAGCTAAGAATTTGATTTATGACTGACTGACATGTCAATCAGTGTTTCCCAGCCCCTTCTTTTACGTTCATTCTCTGCTCATCTAAGTGGCCATCATCATTGACTTCAACGCATGATGTTTTTGTTATCATTTCTATAtcagaaatttaaattctctccGATTCTTTCTATAAGCATgctactcttttctttttcgtagaaattaaaattgcattTCAATTCAGATAAACATGTCATGCCCGTTAATTTGGCACGACATGCCATGGCTTTACCAAGGACGGGGAAAGtttaaaggcaaaaaaaaaaaaaaaatctgatttcatattaataaatttaatcctcaaaatttaacatataagtgaatttaattcctattttagatatttttattttcataaataatcaaCTAGGACAAAATTCATATGTTATTCAAAAGaacaaatttattgatataaaaatataagaatctttaactttttttatttttactttttcttcaattaaacaaaacaattatatggttatttatattttttgttgaattatttCTTGGATTAActattatgtttttagtttttgattttttttttagtttttacttgtAACTCTGAACAAAATATTGATCAATCTTAGTTCCTATTCTTTTCATCcatcaacaattttaatttttgtcatcaaattttgttttaagtaGTGATGtgacatatattttttacagaTAATTTTATGacaacttaaaaattattaaaaatgtttaattatcaaatattaaataaatgaatgtgACCCATGTAAGCACCAAACTTGTTCCTTAGGAAGCACAAGAAGCAATATTGTaaggaatttcatatttttcttataagatGATGTTCctgacaattaaatataattgagcGAACAGTTATTAAATGGTttgtaatgaaaataataacaatgatttcttaaatgtacttttattttatttataattgtattGAAGTGGTTTACTTCTAGGATTGGCCAAAGTAGCAACACATGCATGCATGCCAATATTTAGTAATTTggtaagtaaattgcatgaAATGGACAGAATATTGGTAAAGGGTTCAGAAGCTAGGGACCATGATAACCGCGTCATCCTCATAGATGGAGCTATGTAGTAGTCAAGTTCGTTTCAGATATTTGAGACTCCATCCATTATTTCAGTTAATTAGTTTCTCCAGATGCATTCACATGTTCTCTAGTTGTCATTCCATGTATTATATACACGTAATCCagacatttaaataaatttacaataatctttatatatttaatatttaatttctttatgtaCCTTTTCATGGTATCattcattttatcatatatactttctaaaaaattgatgtaTAAATATCACCATTGCTTAACAGAAATGAAAACAGATCCAGTGcattaaaaaggagaaaagaaagaaaacggaCTTTGAAGCgttcaaattaaacaaatatcgTTTGGACAGGAAATTATATTATAGTCCTCTATGTATAGTTATGAAGTATCACTTGGTGTCTTTAAAGATTGTAAGATGTCCATGATATGTatcttcctatttttttaaccaGAAAAATCATATATGATTGAGAGTTAAAATTGCTTATTTTGagccatttaaaaaaaaaagataaaaaatatatttctaaattGTCCTTTCACCTcatttcttcttggtttccataaaaaaaatcaggacCTACTTCCTTCAACCAGTTTTAGGGAATAGTTGCACCCTGAACAAATATGATCTGAAACCTTCttctaaaacaatatatatatattgaaataggAGATCATGACTTACCATTGTTATATACTAGAAGCAAGATTTTGTTTTAGAATGCTCCAAAACTAATTTTTGGGTGATAATtaaatctttcattttaaaagctCGTGacattgataaatataaaaattgactaCAAAGtttattcacaaaaaaataaaataaaggcaagcaaaaacattttactttctaaatatttttctataaattatcCATAATTTACTGGTAACTTCCTTCAATCTTGTCATTACTTTACaaacctttatttattttgaaaaactataaAGATTTCCCCCCAACACAACAGGTCACATTaaagtttacaaaaaataaagaataatagaaaaataaaaatattttaaattaattatttttaaacttaaaatacttaaaatgtAAATGCTATTTTATggtggagaaaaataaaattaaaagaaaaatattaataatttttaatcatcgTTACTTTaactgaattatttttaaattaaaaatattagtattaaaTCATGTTAatggaaaatttaaaaaatatagaagatgaaaattaaatatttcagacttaataatttaaaataaaacaaatgtgaaactttaatttttataataaacaaagTAGATTTAAAAGACTATGGAAGTTTTGTATATGCCCTGCCTTCCATTCCATAAGTTCTTGCATTGGCTTTACGCCGAAGCTGAAATCGGAGAAAACCGAGCTTTGATTTCTCCCCAACAAACACAATCCATTCTCAACCATGTCATTCTCACGAAGGTTAAGGTTTTCTGTCTCTCTTTCCATTCccaatttttcctcttttcttcaaaactcctcacattctcactttcacTCTCAGCCCCCATCCATTCAAAATGTTGACGATGCCGTTTCCCAATTCAATCGCATGCTGTGTATGCGTCATACCCCACCCATCATCCAATTTAACAAGATTTTAGATTCCTTTGCAAAGATGAAGCACTATTCCACCGCTGTTTCCCTTTCTCACCGATTGGAACTCAAGGGAATTCAGCCTGACCTTATTACTTTGAACATTCTCATTAATTGTTTCTGTCATATGGGTCAAATCACTTTCGGCTTCTCTGTATTGGCCAAGATTCTCAAGAGGGGTTACCCGCCCGACACCGTAACCTTGAATACACTGATCAAAGGTCTCTGTCTTAAGGGACAAGTCAAGAAAGCACTGCACTTTCACGACAAGCTATTAGCACAAGGATTTCAACTCAACCAAGTTAGTTACGCGACTTTGATCAATGGAGTATGTAAGATAGGAGACACAAGAGGTGCCATCAAGTTGCTGAGAAAGATTGATGGACGACTGACTAAACCTAACGTGGAAATGTACAGCACAATTATTGACGCCCTGTGCAAATATCAACTTGTAAGTGAGGCTTATGGTTTATTTTCTGAAATGACTGTCAAGGGAATTTCTGCTGATGTTGTCACGTATAGTACTCTAATATATGGCTTCTGCATCGAGGGTAAGTTGAAAGAAGCAATTGgtttgttaaatgaaatggtatTGAAAACTATCAACCCAAATGTTTATACCTATAATATACTGGTTGATGCATTATGTAAAGAAGGAAAGGTGAAAGAAGCAAAAAGTGTGTTAGCTGTGATGCTCAAAGCATGTGTGAAACCTGATGTTATTACGTATAGTACTTTAATGGATGGATACTTCTTAGTTTATGAAGTGAAGAAGGCACAACATGTATTCAATGCTATGTCCCTAATGGGAGTGACTCCTGACGTTCACACTTACACGATCCTCATTAACGGATTTTGTAAGAATAAAATGGTGGACGAGGCATTAAATCTCTTTAAGGAAATGCATCAGAAAAATATGGTTCCCGGTATAGTCACATACAGTTCTCTTATTGATGGTTTATGCAAATCAGGGAGAATACCTTATGTTTGGGATCTTATTGATGAGATGCGTGATAGAGGTCAACCCGCAGATGTAATCACCTACAGTTCTTTAATAGATGGATTATGCAAAAACGGTCATCTTGACAGGGCAATTGCATTGTTCAACAAAATGAAAGATCAGGAAATTCGACCGAATATA
It contains:
- the LOC100782898 gene encoding putative pentatricopeptide repeat-containing protein At1g12700, mitochondrial, translated to MPCLPFHKFLHWLYAEAEIGENRALISPQQTQSILNHVILTKPPSIQNVDDAVSQFNRMLCMRHTPPIIQFNKILDSFAKMKHYSTAVSLSHRLELKGIQPDLITLNILINCFCHMGQITFGFSVLAKILKRGYPPDTVTLNTLIKGLCLKGQVKKALHFHDKLLAQGFQLNQVSYATLINGVCKIGDTRGAIKLLRKIDGRLTKPNVEMYSTIIDALCKYQLVSEAYGLFSEMTVKGISADVVTYSTLIYGFCIEGKLKEAIGLLNEMVLKTINPNVYTYNILVDALCKEGKVKEAKSVLAVMLKACVKPDVITYSTLMDGYFLVYEVKKAQHVFNAMSLMGVTPDVHTYTILINGFCKNKMVDEALNLFKEMHQKNMVPGIVTYSSLIDGLCKSGRIPYVWDLIDEMRDRGQPADVITYSSLIDGLCKNGHLDRAIALFNKMKDQEIRPNIFTFTILLDGLCKGGRLKDAQEVFQDLLTKGYHLNVYTYNVMINGHCKQGLLEEALTMLSKMEDNGCIPNAFTFETIIIALFKKDENDKAEKLLRQMIARGLL